In Duganella zoogloeoides, a single genomic region encodes these proteins:
- a CDS encoding TIM barrel protein — protein sequence MTSGRLGSPMRRRVLGAVGALAAVAASTAAVSAPAMGQAQARMPVMAASGTPRRRLRQGITPHLFGATMDETCRMAAALGIEGLDFASDPADWPLIRQHGLMVSLLRVDYGGGISRPGRAPAGPTGWNAIGTPDRDGGFEAALRERIDAAAANGIPSIIVTCGERGAIGYDEGKRNAIGFLRRVAPHAEARKVLLVMENINTGHTGGPPAPPGSMFDHLPWGLDVVTQVGSPSVKLLVDLYHAQLMDGNLTNFLRQHMPLIGHFHTGGVPGRHEIDETQELNYRHLATTIADAGFTGFVSHEWTPSAGQDKVAMLRKCVDIIDV from the coding sequence ATGACGTCCGGACGACTCGGTTCACCAATGCGCCGGCGCGTGCTTGGCGCGGTGGGAGCGCTGGCGGCTGTGGCTGCTTCCACGGCGGCGGTCAGCGCCCCGGCCATGGGTCAGGCGCAGGCACGGATGCCGGTGATGGCAGCGTCGGGTACGCCGCGCAGGCGGCTGCGGCAGGGCATTACGCCGCACCTGTTCGGCGCCACCATGGACGAGACCTGCCGCATGGCGGCCGCGCTGGGCATCGAGGGACTCGACTTCGCCAGCGACCCGGCCGACTGGCCGTTGATACGCCAGCACGGCTTGATGGTGTCGCTGCTGCGCGTCGATTACGGCGGCGGCATCTCACGCCCCGGCCGTGCGCCGGCCGGCCCGACCGGCTGGAACGCCATCGGCACGCCTGACCGCGACGGCGGTTTCGAAGCAGCGCTGCGCGAACGCATCGACGCGGCGGCCGCCAACGGCATCCCGAGCATCATCGTCACCTGCGGCGAACGCGGTGCCATCGGCTACGACGAGGGCAAGCGCAATGCGATTGGCTTCCTGCGCCGCGTGGCGCCGCACGCCGAAGCGCGCAAGGTGCTGCTGGTGATGGAGAACATCAACACCGGCCACACCGGCGGCCCGCCCGCGCCGCCGGGCAGCATGTTCGACCACCTGCCGTGGGGGCTGGACGTGGTAACGCAGGTGGGCTCGCCGTCAGTGAAGCTGCTGGTGGACCTGTACCACGCCCAACTCATGGACGGCAACCTCACCAACTTCCTGCGCCAGCACATGCCGCTGATCGGCCACTTCCACACCGGCGGTGTGCCGGGCCGGCACGAGATCGACGAGACCCAGGAGCTGAATTACCGGCACCTGGCGACGACGATCGCCGATGCGGGATTTACCGGTTTCGTGAGCCATGAGTGGACGCCGTCGGCGGGGCAGGACAAGGTGGCAATGTTGCGCAAGTGCGTGGATATTATTGACGTGTAG
- a CDS encoding TIM barrel protein yields the protein MKFAACIEWMFTEAGDDLPARIHAAHKAGVTGVEFHLWREKPIEAIARAADATGVRVRSFCVEPRRSLADPADHEQVLAAVADAIPVARQLNGAAMVLASGFTRADVPVQQQFDAVVAVLKRAAAMAQAAGTMLWLEPVYMVVGGQRMFVDTIGRGLDIVAAVDSPALRLLADVFHSAQTGEDLEQAIGERMPYIGHVQVADTDGRHEPGTGGIDWASVMRVLKAKGYQGEIGLEYFPTVGAGESLALTRRTLGLAA from the coding sequence ATGAAATTTGCAGCTTGTATCGAATGGATGTTCACGGAAGCCGGCGACGACCTGCCGGCCCGCATCCACGCCGCCCACAAAGCCGGCGTCACCGGCGTCGAATTCCACCTGTGGCGCGAAAAGCCGATCGAAGCCATCGCCCGCGCCGCCGACGCCACCGGCGTGCGCGTGCGCAGCTTCTGCGTGGAGCCGCGCCGCAGCCTGGCCGATCCTGCCGACCACGAACAGGTGCTCGCAGCCGTGGCCGACGCGATTCCGGTCGCGCGTCAATTGAACGGCGCCGCCATGGTGCTGGCCTCCGGCTTTACCCGCGCCGACGTGCCGGTGCAGCAGCAGTTCGACGCCGTGGTGGCGGTGCTCAAGCGCGCCGCAGCCATGGCGCAGGCGGCGGGCACGATGCTGTGGCTCGAGCCGGTGTACATGGTGGTGGGCGGCCAGCGCATGTTCGTCGATACCATCGGCCGTGGCCTCGATATCGTCGCTGCCGTGGATAGCCCGGCGTTGCGCCTGCTGGCGGACGTATTTCACTCGGCGCAAACGGGCGAAGACCTGGAACAGGCCATTGGCGAGCGCATGCCGTACATCGGCCACGTCCAGGTGGCCGACACCGATGGCCGCCACGAGCCGGGTACGGGCGGTATCGACTGGGCCAGTGTCATGCGGGTGCTGAAGGCGAAGGGGTACCAGGGCGAGATCGGCCTTGAATACTTCCCGACCGTGGGCGCCGGGGAATCGCTGGCATTGACCAGGCGTACTTTGGGGCTGGCGGCATGA
- a CDS encoding MFS transporter translates to MNPIQTGGPAGASIATDPALTGAPRARPGGAAQGIALMAVMSMPTLALAALVPGLPQLFRQFSSVPHFELLVPMIITVPSLCVALFSGFAGAIADRWGRRKLLLVALMAFSLLGLAPMLFDNLWLIVASRVVVGLAEAAILTVGNALMGDYFEGGQRQKWLGYQNMFAPLIGSAILLSGGFLAGMHWRYPFLLYLAGFVVCALALAFCREPQRSTADTRAAAGVAATPFPWRATVLVCGVTVLFSLVFFVQAVQHGRIFNDMGVASPERISVLATVASLGTVLGGYLFKRLTGVSVRMLLATCLAFYGVSYIGVALAPNLALGLPLDALGQVGGGLLLPSLVTWALLHYGFEHRGRGMGLWGGAFFLGQFLSPPLVSLIGVFTPSFLASVAVIGVLCLIVAVVLVFNHTKDH, encoded by the coding sequence CTCACCGGCGCACCGCGCGCGCGCCCGGGCGGCGCCGCGCAAGGTATCGCGCTGATGGCCGTCATGAGCATGCCCACCCTGGCGCTGGCCGCGCTGGTGCCGGGCCTGCCGCAGCTGTTCCGGCAGTTCTCGTCGGTGCCGCATTTCGAACTGCTGGTGCCGATGATTATCACGGTGCCATCCCTGTGCGTGGCGCTGTTCTCGGGCTTTGCCGGCGCGATTGCCGACCGCTGGGGGCGGCGCAAGCTGCTGCTGGTGGCGTTGATGGCGTTTTCGCTATTGGGCCTGGCCCCCATGTTGTTCGACAACCTGTGGCTGATCGTCGCCAGCCGGGTGGTGGTGGGCCTGGCCGAAGCGGCCATCCTCACCGTGGGCAATGCGCTGATGGGCGACTACTTCGAGGGCGGGCAGCGGCAGAAGTGGCTCGGCTACCAGAACATGTTCGCTCCCTTGATCGGTTCGGCCATCCTGCTGTCGGGCGGCTTTTTGGCCGGCATGCACTGGCGCTATCCGTTCCTGCTGTACCTGGCCGGCTTCGTGGTGTGCGCGCTGGCGCTGGCGTTTTGCCGCGAGCCGCAGCGCTCCACCGCCGATACCCGGGCGGCAGCGGGCGTGGCGGCCACGCCGTTCCCGTGGCGCGCCACCGTGCTGGTGTGCGGCGTGACGGTGCTGTTCTCGCTGGTGTTCTTCGTGCAGGCGGTGCAGCACGGCCGCATCTTCAACGACATGGGCGTGGCGTCGCCGGAGCGTATCAGCGTGCTGGCCACGGTGGCCAGCCTCGGCACGGTGCTGGGTGGTTACCTGTTCAAGCGCCTGACCGGGGTGTCGGTGCGCATGCTGCTGGCTACCTGCCTGGCGTTTTATGGCGTCAGCTATATCGGCGTGGCGCTGGCGCCCAACCTGGCGCTCGGGTTGCCGCTCGACGCGCTGGGACAGGTCGGTGGCGGCTTGCTGCTGCCGTCACTGGTGACGTGGGCGCTGCTGCATTACGGTTTCGAGCATCGCGGGCGCGGCATGGGCCTGTGGGGCGGCGCCTTTTTCCTCGGGCAGTTTCTCAGCCCGCCGCTGGTCTCGCTGATCGGTGTGTTCACCCCCAGTTTCCTGGCCAGCGTGGCAGTGATCGGCGTCCTGTGCCTGATCGTTGCCGTCGTCCTGGTCTTCAACCATACCAAGGATCATTGA